Within the Gorilla gorilla gorilla isolate KB3781 chromosome 15, NHGRI_mGorGor1-v2.1_pri, whole genome shotgun sequence genome, the region TAAAGATTGAAGTTCTGGAATAGccactatattagtccattttcacactctATAAataactgcccaagactgggtaatttataaaggaaagagtgttTAATTGACTGAAGAGTTCAgcatggccagggaggcctcaagaaacttacaatcatggaggaaggaaaaggggaagcaaagcaccttcttcacaaggcttCAGGAGAAAGAGTGAGGAGTTAAAGGGGcagagccctttataaaaccatcagatcttgtgagaactcacccactatcaggagaacagcgtaggggaaaccatccccatgatctaatcacctcccaccaggtctctccctagacacgtggggattatggggattacaattcgagatgaaatTTGGctgaggacacagacaaaccataccAGCCATTTATGTTATTTCTAATAACCCACTGcccccatttcttttttaacttttttcacttTCTGAAACTGTTAGTCTGGTTTTGACTCCTGTATTTATCTTCTGTGGCTTTcatcttttctctttgtctctttcagtTCTACTTTCAGGAATATTTTCTCACCCGCATCTTCCAACACTATTAattacttttgaattttaaatatttttaattttaaaaagccctaATGTTTTAATAGTTTCACTTCCAATTGTTTTATGAATGTGATTTCTCCAGATATCtttcaaactaatttttttattcactaCATAGcactgtcttttattttaaagattctgaaaaacacaatttttaacgCTTATGTAGTCCTCCATCAAAACATCAATGTACTGAAGATTTTAAGCAGCATGAGGCACCATCACGTTTTTGTTTCTTCCCCCTCATTTCCCCGCCCCTACCAGATCTGTTTTTGATGTTTAGCCTAGAAGTAGCAAGAAGGATGAACTGAAGCAGATTAGAGATCGAGCTGGTAATCCAGATGAGAAATAATGAAAGTCTTCTCTAGGGTAATAGTGGTGAGGTAAAGGCAAAAGGATAACTGACAGACGTTAGGAGATGAAATGGCACAGGACTTGGTGAAAAACTGGttaggagaagaggaaagagaaaagtccAGGTTATCCTCAGATTTATGGTTTGGACAACAGGAAGAACAGCAATTTCTCCAAGTCGAGtcctattataaatattttcatttttgtatttcactTTTGAGTCTCAAATTACCAACATAACTTCCTTTCAATCAGCAAAACACCTGTTTACTACTTACTAATATTAAAGAtgcaaatatttactaaacataTTTTTCTCACTTTACATAGATGCctatcattttatttctaaaaaagcTTAATTCTATTTACTCATTAAAATACTTACATTTAAATACTCCAACATAATACATTAGGTGTATTAAACATATAGATGCTCCTCAGATGAAGCATATAGTCTGATCTGGTTTTATACAcaataaagacaatttaaaatgtaaaaaactggCCTTAAAAAATGCAGCCAACCACCTGTTTTATTAAGTTTTACCAAGTATTTCCTTCTAAAAAGTCCTTATCAGAGCTATTTCTTTAAAGCCAACATTTACTACATTAACAGATGGGTTCTTTAAATGAGAAATTTTACTTTCAACTCACTGATTTTATACCTAgaggctttaaaattttttagaatatGTGAAGACTGGAATTAAACCATTCTCACCATATTTTTCCAGGACTGTTTGCTAACTGGCTTGTTTTTACATAAAGCTTTAAACATGTAGTAAACAAGAAGGActatttgaaactataaaacCTACCAAACAAAGTGCCAAATGCATTATCActgctttttccttctcttataaGAATCATTACTATGAACTCGTACTCGTTGGTGCACAGAGGATGCTATTTTCATACTCTCTTTCTTTGTAAAGGTCTTCTCTATAGCTCCAGGTTTCCAAAGTAACAACTGTGCATCTTCTCCTCCAGTCAACAAAGAATCATCTTGCACATTCCAACAGAAAGAACGGACTGTAGCAGCATGCCCTCCCTGAAGGCTAGTCACATGGGTCAGTCCTGACATGCTGCAGTTCATCAAATGAATCCTTCCTTTGTTTGTTCCTCCAATAACATGCAATGTGTCTGTCTTTTCATGATATAGGCCACCAATCAAATAGTCCAAAGCATCTTCTTTCATGTTAACTACTTCTCTGACATCCTGGATGTTCAAACGTGTAACTGGTTCATCAGTGTCCAGATGATTAAGATCCCACCAATAAAATCCTTCATCATGTGTCATGCAGTAAATCTGTTTATAACCTTTCCCAGACCAACCAATACAGCTTACTGATGAAATTGAGTTACAGGTTGTAACCAGTGCATCCTCCTCATTATCAATATTAATATCAAATACATTTACCAGGCCATCAGATGAACCTGAGACTACCATGTTGGGATTGCTGGGATGGAAACGTACTTGAGTGACATCATCACTATGTGTCTCTGAATATGCACCAAGTGGGTCTTTAGTTGTAGATAAATTCTGAGAATTCATCCTTGCATCCCAAAACACCAACAATGCATCATCATCAACTTTTTCTGTACCAGCACAAATAATATGATcattacaattaatatcaaaactGATAAAAATATTGGAAGGGTAACCCTTGAAGAGCTGA harbors:
- the WDR89 gene encoding WD repeat-containing protein 89, giving the protein MEKIEEQFANLHIVKCSLGTKEPTYLLGIDTSKTVQAGKENLVAVLCSNGSIRIYDKERLNVLREFSGYPGLLNGVRFANFCDSVYSACTDGTVKCWDARVAREKPVQLFKGYPSNIFISFDINCNDHIICAGTEKVDDDALLVFWDARMNSQNLSTTKDPLGAYSETHSDDVTQVRFHPSNPNMVVSGSSDGLVNVFDINIDNEEDALVTTCNSISSVSCIGWSGKGYKQIYCMTHDEGFYWWDLNHLDTDEPVTRLNIQDVREVVNMKEDALDYLIGGLYHEKTDTLHVIGGTNKGRIHLMNCSMSGLTHVTSLQGGHAATVRSFCWNVQDDSLLTGGEDAQLLLWKPGAIEKTFTKKESMKIASSVHQRVRVHSNDSYKRRKKQ